From one Bacteroides fragilis NCTC 9343 genomic stretch:
- a CDS encoding NigD1/NigD2 family lipoprotein — MKICSCLNKGVMIAVAVVCSASLQSCLDDNDKYYYVEGFPNALVTVKNATDGSFFLQLNDSTTLLPTNMSSSPFGDKEVRALVNYDEVSESGGRYDKAVQVNWIDSILTKSIAPDLGSENDVVYGTDPVEIVNDWVTIAEDGYLTLRFRTKWGDYNKAHFVNLLLGQNPSDPYEVEFRHNAYGDTYGTVGDGLVAFKLVGLPDTNGKTVPLTLKWKSFSGDKSAVFDYCTQKTVTPAKPAIVSVRSNLNLK; from the coding sequence ATGAAGATCTGTTCATGCTTGAATAAAGGAGTTATGATTGCAGTGGCAGTTGTTTGTTCTGCCAGTTTACAGTCTTGTCTGGATGACAATGATAAGTATTATTATGTGGAAGGATTTCCTAATGCTCTTGTTACGGTGAAAAATGCGACTGATGGTTCATTCTTCTTACAGCTGAATGATAGCACGACTTTGTTGCCGACCAATATGTCCTCTTCACCTTTTGGAGATAAAGAAGTCAGGGCATTGGTGAATTATGATGAAGTGAGTGAGTCTGGTGGCAGATATGATAAGGCGGTACAGGTGAACTGGATAGATAGTATTTTGACGAAATCGATTGCCCCGGATTTAGGATCAGAAAATGACGTTGTTTATGGAACAGATCCCGTGGAAATAGTAAACGATTGGGTGACTATTGCGGAAGATGGTTATTTGACCCTACGATTCAGAACAAAATGGGGTGATTATAATAAAGCCCATTTCGTAAATTTATTGTTGGGGCAAAATCCGTCTGACCCATATGAGGTTGAGTTTCGCCATAATGCATATGGCGATACATATGGTACGGTTGGTGATGGTTTGGTAGCCTTTAAGCTGGTGGGACTTCCGGATACGAATGGAAAAACGGTTCCGTTGACTTTGAAATGGAAGTCATTTAGTGGAGATAAATCGGCTGTATTTGATTATTGTACTCAAAAAACCGTTACACCGGCTAAACCGGCCATTGTTTCTGTAAGGAGCAATTTAAATTTAAAATAG